The following coding sequences lie in one Eschrichtius robustus isolate mEscRob2 chromosome 10, mEscRob2.pri, whole genome shotgun sequence genomic window:
- the NOTCH1 gene encoding neurogenic locus notch homolog protein 1, with amino-acid sequence MPPLLAPLLCLALLPALAARGLRCSQPSETCLNGGKCEVFPNGTEACVCSGAFAGQRCQAPNPCLSAPCKNGGTCHTVERDGLVDYACRCRLGFSGPLCLTPRDHACLASPCLNGGTCDLLTLTEYKCLCPPGWSGKTCQQADPCASNPCANGGQCLPFEASYICGCPPGFHGPTCRQDVNECSQNPGLCHHGGTCHNEVGSYRCACRASHTGPRCELPYVPCSPSPCQNGGTCRPTGDTAHECACLPGFTGQNCEANIDDCPGNNCKNGGACVDGVNTYNCRCPPEWTGQHCTEDVDECQLMPNACQNGGTCHNAHGGYNCVCVNGWTGEDCSENIDDCASASCFHGATCHDRVASFYCECPHGRTGLLCHLNDACISNPCNEGSNCDTNPVNGKAICTCPSGYTGPACSQDVDECSLGANPCEHAGKCINTLGSFECRCLQGYTGPRCEIDVNECVSNPCQNDATCLDQIGEFQCICMPGYEGVHCEVNTDECASSPCLQNGRCLDKINEFVCECPTGFTGHLCQYDVDECASTPCRNGAKCLDGPNTYTCVCTEGYTGPHCEVDVDECDPDPCHYGSCKDGVATFTCLCRPGYTGHHCETNINECHSQPCRHGGTCQDRDNAYLCSCLKGTTGPNCEINLDDCASNPCDSGTCLDKIDGYECVCAPGYTGSMCHINIDECTDNPCHNGGTCEDGVNGFTCRCPEGYHDPTCLSEVNECSSNPCIHGACRDSLNGYKCDCDPGWSGANCDINNNECESNPCVNGGTCKDMTSGYVCACREGFSGPNCQTNINECASNPCLNQGTCIDDVAGYKCNCLLPYTGATCEVVLAPCAPGPCRNGGECKESKDYESFSCACPVGWQGQTCEIDINECVKSPCRAGASCQNTNGGYLCHCQAGYTGRNCETDVDDCRPNPCHNGGSCTDGINTAFCDCLPGFQGAFCEEDINECASNPCRNGANCTDCVDSYTCTCPAGFSGIHCENNTPDCTESSCFNGGTCVDGINSFTCLCPPGFTGSYCQHDVNECDSRPCLHGGTCHDSYGTYKCTCPQGYTGLNCQSLVRWCDSSPCKNGGRCWQTNALYRCECHSGWTGLYCDVPSVSCEVAARQQGINVTHLCRNGGLCMNVGNTHHCHCQAGYTGSYCEDQVDECSPSPCQNGATCTDYPGGYSCECVAGYHGVNCSEEVNECLSQPCRNGGTCIDLTNTYKCSCPRGTQGVHCEVNVDDCNPPVDPVSRGPKCFNNGTCVDQVGGYSCTCPPGFVGERCEGDVNECLSNPCDARGTQNCVQRVNAFHCECRAGHTGRRCESVINGCKDRPCKNGGSCAVASNTARGFICKCPAGFEGATCENDARSCGSLRCLNGGTCISGPRSPACLCLGPFTGPECQFPVSSPCLGGNPCYNQGSCEPTSESPFYRCLCPAKFNGLLCHILDYSFGGGVGLDIPPPQIEEACELPGCREEAGNKVCSLQCNNHACGWDGGDCSLNFNDPWQNCTQALRCWKYFSNGRCDSQCNSAGCLFDGFDCQRAEGQCNPLYDQYCKDHFRDGHCDQGCNSAECEWDGLDCAGHVPERLAAGTLVLVVLMPPEQLRNHSLHFLRELSRLLHTNVVFKRDASGQQMIFPYYGHEEELHKHPIRRSVAGGASLLPGSGGGRRRRELDPMDIRGSIVYLEIDNRQCVQSSSQCFQSATDVAAFLGALASLGSLNIPYKIEAVQSETVEPPPPPPLHFMYVAVVAFVLLFFVGCGVLLSRKRRRQHGQLWFPEGFKVSEASKKKRREPLGEDSVGLKPLKNASDGALMDDSQNEWGDEGLEAKKFRFEEPVVLPDLDDQTDHRQWTQQHLDAADLRVSAMAPTPPQGEADTDCMDVNVRGPDGYTPLMIASCSGGGLETGNSEEEEDAPAVISDFIYQGASLHNQTDRTGETALHLAARYSRSDAAKRLLEASADANIQDNMGRTPLHAAVAADAQGVFQILIRNRATDLDARMHDGTTPLILAARLAVEGMLEDLINSHADVNAVDDLGKSALHWAAAVNNVEAAVVLLKNGANKDMQNNKEETPLFLAAREGSYETAKVLLDHFANRDITDHMDRLPRDIAQERMHHDIVRLLDEYSLVRSPPLHGAPTLSPPLCSPGGYLGNLKPAVQGKKARKPSTKGLACGGKEPKDLKARRKKSQDGKGCLLDSSSVLSPVDSLESPHGYLSDVASPPLLPSPFQQSPSMPLNHLPGMPDAHLGVSHLSVAAKPEMAALSGGGRLAFEAGPPRLSHLPVASGTSTVLGAGGSGSCGGAVNFTVGGAAGLNGQCEWLSRLQNGLVPNQYNPLRGSVAPGTLSTQAPALQHGMVGPLHGGLSATALSQMMSYQALPNTRLAAQPHLVQPQQQQQNLQMQPPNMQPQAPQPHLGVGSATSGHMGRSFLAGELSQADVQPLGPGSLAAHTVLPQDSQVLPTSLPAALAPPMTTAQFLTPPSQHSYSSPVDNTPSHQLQVPEHPFLTPSPESPDQWSSSSPHSNISDWSEGISSPPTSMPSQIAHVPEAFK; translated from the exons ATGCCGCCTCTCCTGGCGCCCCTGCTCTGCCTGGCGCTGCTGCCCGCGCTCGCCGCACGAG GCCTGCGATGTTCCCAGCCCAGCGAGACCTGCTTGAATGGCGGGAAGTGTGAAGTGTTCCCCAACGGCACTGAGGCCTGTGT CTGCAGCGGGGCCTTTGCGGGCCAGCGATGCCAGGCGCCCAACCCCTGCCTCAGCGCCCCCTGCAAGAACGGCGGGACGTGCCACACGGTGGAGCGCGACGGCCTGGTGGACTACGCCTGCCGCTGCCGCCTGGGCTTCTCGGGGCCGCTGTGCCTGACGCCCCGCGACCACGCCTGCCTCGCCAGCCCCTGCCTCAACGGCGGCACCTGTGACCTGCTCACTCTCACCGAATACAAGTGCCTCTGCCCCCCGGGCTGGTCAG GGAAGACATGCCAGCAGGCCGACCCCTGCGCCTCCAACCCCTGTGCCAACGGTGGCCAGTGCCTGCCCTTCGAGGCCTCGTACATCTGCGGCTGCCCACCCGGCTTCCACGGCCCCACCTGCAGGCAGGACGTCAACGAGTGCAGCCAGAACCCCGGGCTCTGCCACCACGGTGGCACCTGCCACAATGAGGTCGGCTCCTACCGCTGCGCCTGCCGCGCCAGCCACACCGGCCCCCGCTGCGAGCTGCCCTACGTGCCCTGCAGCCCTTCCCCCTGCCAGAACGGGGGCACCTGCCGCCCCACGGGGGACACCGCCCACGAGTGCGCCTGCCTGCCAG GCTTCACCGGCCAGAACTGCGAGGCAAACATTGACGACTGTCCAGGAAACAACTGCAAGAACGGAGGCGCCTGCGTGGACGGCGTGAACACTTACAACTGCCGCTGCCCCCCGGAGTGGACAG GTCAGCACTGCACCGAGGACGTGGACGAGTGCCAGCTCATGCCTAACGCCTGCCAGAACGGCGGGACCTGCCACAATGCCCACGGTGGCTACAACTGCGTGTGCGTCAACGGCTGGACGGGCGAGGACTGCAGCGAGAACATCGACGACTGCGCCAGTGCCTCCTGCTTCCACGGCGCCACCTGCCACGACCGCGTGGCCTCCTTCTACTGCGAGTGTCCCCACGGCCGCACGG GTCTGCTGTGCCACCTCAATGACGCCTGTATCAGCAACCCCTGCAATGAGGGCTCCAACTGCGACACCAACCCCGTCAACGGCAAGGCCATCTGCACCTGCCCCTCGGGCTACACGGGGCCGGCCTGCAGCCAGGATGTGGACGAGTGCTCGCTGG GCGCCAACCCCTGTGAGCACGCGGGCAAGTGCATCAACACGCTGGGCTCCTTCGAGTGCCGGTGTCTGCAGGGCTACACCGGCCCGCGCTGCGAGATCGACGTCAACGAGTGTGTGTCGAACCCGTGTCAGAACGACGCCACCTGCCTGGACCAGATTGGGGAGTTCCAGTGCATCTGCATGCCCG GCTACGAGGGCGTGCACTGCGAGGTGAACACGGACGAGTGTGCCAGCAGCCCGTGCCTCCAGAATGGCCGCTGCCTGGACAAGATCAACGAGTTCGTGTGCGAGTGTCCCACAG GCTTCACCGGGCACCTGTGCCAGTACGACGTGGACGAGTGTGCAAGCACGCCCTGCAGGAATGGCGCCAAGTGCCTGGACGGGCCCAACACCTACACCTGCGTGTGCACGGAAG GCTACACAGGGCCCCACTGTGAGGTGGACGTTGACGAGTGCGACCCCGACCCCTGCCACTACGGGTCCTGCAAGGACGGCGTTGCCACCTTCACCTGCCTGTGCCGGCCGGGCTACACGGGCCACCACTGCGAGACCAACATCAACGAATGCCACAGCCAGCCCTGCCGCCATGGGGGCACCTGCCAGGACCGCGACAATGCCTACCTCTGCTCCTGCCTCAAGGGGACCACAG GACCCAACTGTGAGATCAACCTGGACGACTGTGCCAGCAACCCCTGTGACTCGGGCACGTGTCTGGACAAGATTGACGGctacgagtgtgtgtgtgcgccggGCTACACGG GGAGCATGTGCCACATCAACATCGACGAGTGCACGGACAACCCCTGTCACAACGGCGGCACCTGCGAGGACGGCGTCAACGGCTTCACCTGCCGCTGCCCCGAGGGCTACCACGACCCCACCTGCCTGTCCGAGGTCAACGAGTGCAGCAGCAACCCCTGCATCCATGGGGCCTGCCGGGACAGCCTCAACGG GTACAAGTGTGACTGTGACCCCGGGTGGAGTGGGGCAAACTGTGACATCAACAACAACGAGTGTGAGTCGAACCCCTGTGTCAACGGGGGCACCTGCAAGGACATGACCAGCGGCTACGTGTGCGCGTGCCGGGAAGGCTTCAGTG GCCCCAACTGCCAGACCAACATCAACGAGTGTGCGTCCAACCCGTGTCTGAACCAGGGCACGTGTATCGATGATGTGGCTGGGTACAAGTGCAACTGCCTCCTGCCCTACACAG GAGCCACGTGCGAGGTGGTGCTGGCCCCATGTGCCCCCGGCCCCTGCAGAAACGGCGGCGAGTGCAAGGAGTCCAAGGACTACGAGAGCTTCTCCTGCGCCTGCCCCGTGGGCTGGCAGG ggcagaCCTGCGAGATTGACATCAACGAGTGCGTGAAGAGCCCGTGCCGCGCGGGAGCCTCCTGCCAGAACACCAACGGTGGCTACCTCTGCCACTGCCAGGCCGGCTACACGGGGCGTAACTGCGAGACGGACGTCGATGACTGCCGGCCCA acCCATGCCACAACGGGGGCTCCTGCACAGACGGCATCAACACGGCCTTCTGCGACTGCCTGCCTGGCTTCCAGGGCGCCTTCTGCGAGGAGGACATCAACGAGTGCGCCAGCAACCCCTGCCGCAATGGCGCCAACTGCACCGACTGTGTGGACAGCTACACCTGCACCTGCCCCGCGGGCTTCAGTGGGATCCACTGTGAGAACAACACGCCTGACTGCACGGAGAG CTCCTGCTTCAACGGCGGTACCTGCGTGGACGGCATCAACTCCTTTACCTGCCTGTGTCCACCAGGCTTCACGGGCAGCTACTGCCAGCACGATGTCAATGAGTGCGACTCTCGGCCCTGCCTGCACGGTGGCACCTGCCACGACAGCTATGGCACCTACAAGTGCACCTGCCCGCAGGGCTACACTGGCCTCAACTGCCAG AGCCTCGTGCGCTGGTGTGACTCCTCGCCCTGCAAGAATGGCGGCAGGTGCTGGCAGACCAACGCCTTGTACCGCTGCGAGTGCCACAGTGGCTGGACTGGCCTCTACTGCGACGTGCCCAGCGTCTCCTGTGAGGTGGCCGCACGGCAGCAAG GCATCAATGTTACCCACCTGTGCCGGAACGGAGGGCTCTGCATGAATGTGGGCAACACGCACCACTGCCACTGCCAAGCGGGCTACACGGGCAGCTACTGCGAGGACCAGGTAGACGAGTGCTCGCCCAGCCCCTGCCAGAACGGGGCCACTTGCACCGACTACCCTGGTGGCTACTCCTGCGAG TGCGTGGCTGGTTACCACGGGGTGAACTGCTCCGAGGAGGTCAACGAGTGTCTGTCCCAGCCGTGCCGGAACGGGGGCACCTGCATCGACCTCACCAACACCTACAAGTGCTCCTGCCCGCGGGGCACACAGG GCGTGCACTGCGAGGTCAACGTGGACGACTGCAACCCCCCCGTCGACCCCGTGTCCCGGGGCCCCAAGTGCTTTAACAACGGCACCTGCGTGGACCAGGTGGGCGGCTACAGCTGCACCTGCCCGCCCGGCTTCGTGGGCGAGCGCTGTGAGGGTGATGTCAACGAGTGCCTGTCCAACCCGTGTGACGCCCGCGGCACCCAGAACTGCGTGCAGCGCGTCAACGCCTTCCACTGCGAGTGCCGCGCCGGCCACACCG GGCGCCGCTGTGAGTCGGTCATCAACGGCTGCAAGGACAGGCCCTGCAAGAACGGGGGCAGCTGTGCCGTGGCCTCCAACACCGCCCGCGGGTTCATCTGCAAATGCCCAGCG GGCTTCGAGGGTGCCACGTGTGAGAACGACGCACGCAGCTGCGGCAGCCTGCGATGCCTCAACGGCGGCACCTGCATCTCGGGCCCGCGCAGCCCTGCCTGCCTGTGCCTGGGCCCCTTCACCGGCCCCGAGTGCCAGTTCCCTGTCAGCAGCCCCTGCCTGGGTGGCAACCCCTGCTACAACCAGGGCAGCTGCGAGCCCACGTCCGAGAGCCCCTTCTACCGCTGCCTGTGCCCCGCCAAGTTCAACGGACTCCTGTGCCATATCCTGGACTACAGCTTCGGCGGAGGCGTGGGCCTCGACATCCCCCCGCCGCAGATCGAGGAGGCCTGCGAGCTCCCCGGCTGCCGCGAGGAGGCCGGCAATAAGGTCTGCAGCCTTCAGTGCAACAACCACGCCTGCGGCTGGGACGGCGGCGACTGCTCCCTCAACTTCAACGACCCCTGGCAGAACTGCACGCAGGCCCTGCGGTGCTGGAAGTACTTCAGCAACGGCCGCTGCGACAGCCAGTGCAACTCGGCCGGCTGTCTCTTCGACGGCTTCGACTGCCAGCGCGCAGAAGGCCAGTGCAA CCCCCTGTACGACCAGTACTGCAAGGACCACTTCAGGGACGGGCACTGCGACCAGGGCTGCAACAGCGCCGAGTGCGAGTGGGACGGGCTGGACTGCGCGGGGCACGTGCCCGAGCGGCTGGCGGCCGGCACGCTGGTGCTGGTGGTGCTGATGCCGCCCGAGCAGCTGCGCAACCACTCCCTGCACTTCCTGCGCGAGCTCAGCCGCCTGCTGCACACGAACGTGGTCTTCAAGCGCGACGCCAGCGGCCAGCAGATGATCTTCCCCTACTACGGCCACGAGGAGGAGCTGCACAAGCACCCCATCAGGCGCTCTGTGGCCGGCGGGGCCTCACTGCTCCCGGGCAGCGGGGGCGGGCGCCGGCGCAGGGAGCTGGACCCCATGGACATCCGCGG GTCCATCGTCTACCTGGAGATCGACAACCGGCAGTGCGTGCAGTCGTCCTCCCAATGCTTCCAGAGCGCCACAGACGTGGCCGCCTTCCTGGGCGCGCTCGCCTCGCTGGGCAGCCTCAACATCCCCTACAAGATCGAGGCCGTTCAGA GTGAGACGGTggagccgcccccgcccccgccgctgcACTTCATGTACGTGGCCGTGGTGGCCTTCGTGCTGCTCTTCTTCGTGGGCTGCGGGGTGCTGCTGTCGCGGAAGCGCCGGCGGCAGCATGGCCAGCTCTGGTTCCCCGAGGGCTTCAAGGTGTCGGAGGCCAGCAAGAAGAAGCGGCGGGAGCCCCTCGGCGAGGACTCCGTGGGCCTCAA gccCCTGAAGAACGCCTCGGACGGCGCCCTCATGGACGACAGCCAGAACGAGTGGGGTGACGAGGGCCTGGAAGCCAAGAAGTTCCGG TTCGAGGAGCCCGTGGTCCTCCCCGACCTGGATGACCAGACAGACCACCGGCAGTGGACCCAGCAGCACCTGGACGCCGCTGACCTTCGCGTGTCCGCCATGGCCCCCACGCCGCCCCAGGGCGAGGCCGACACCGACTGCATGGACGTCAACGTCCGCGGGCCGG ACGGCTACACGCCCCTCATGATAGCCTCCTGCAGTGGAGGGGGCCTGGAGACGGGCAacagcgaggaggaggaggacgcacCCGCGGTCATCTCGGACTTCATCTACCAGGGCGCCAGCCTGCACAACCAGACGGACCGCACCGGCGAGACCGCCCTGCACCTGGCGGCCCGCTACTCGCGCTCCGACGCGGCCAAGCGGCTGCTGGAGGCCAGCGCTGATGCCAACATCCAGGACAACATGGGCCGCACCCCGCTACACGCGGCCGTGGCTGCTGACGCGCAGGGTGTCTTTCAG ATCCTGATCCGGAACCGAGCCACGGACCTGGACGCCCGCATGCACGACGGCACAACTCCACTGATCCTGGCCGCCCGCCTGGCCGTCGAGGGCATGCTGGAGGACCTCATCAACTCCCACGCCGACGTCAACGCTGTGGACGACCTGG GCAAGTCCGCCCTGCACTGGGCCGCCGCGGTGAACAACGTGGAGGCCGCCGTCGTGCTCCTGAAGAACGGGGCCAACAAGGACATGCAGAACAACAAG GAGGAGACGCCCTTGTTCCTGGCCGCCCGGGAGGGCAGCTACGAGACGGCCAAGGTGCTGCTGGACCATTTCGCCAACCGGGACATCACGGACCACATGGACCGCCTGCCCCGCGACATCGCGCAGGAGCGCATGCACCACGACATCGTGCGGCTGCTGGACGAGTACAGCCTGGTGCGCAGCCCCCCGCTGCACGGCGCGCCCACCCTGTCGCCCCCGCTCTGCTCTCCCGGCGGCTACCTGGGCAACCTCAAGCCCGCCGTGCAGGGCAAGAAGGCCCGCAAGCCCAGCACCAAGGGCCTGGCCTGCGGCGGCAAGGAGCCCAAGGACCTCAAGGCGCGGAGGAAGAAGTCCCAGGACGGCAAGGGCTGCTTGCTGGACAGCTCGAGCGTGCTGTCGCCCGTGGACTCCCTGGAGTCCCCCCACGGCTACCTGTCGGATGTGGCCTCCccgcccctcctgccctcccctttCCAGCAGTCTCCCTCTATGCCCCTCAACCACCTGCCCGGGATGCCCGATGCCCACCTGGGCGTCAGCCACCTGAGCGTGGCGGCCAAACCCGAGATGGCAGCGCTGAGTGGGGGCGGCCGGCTGGCCTTCGAGGCGGGGCCGCCACGCCTCTCCCACCTGCCCGTGGCTTCCGGCACCAGCACGGTCCTGGGTGCTGGCGGCAGCGGGAGCTGCGGTGGGGCCGTGAATTTCACCGTGGGTGGGGCCGCAGGCTTGAACGGCCAGTGCGAGTGGCTGTCCCGGCTGCAGAATGGCCTGGTGCCGAACCAGTACAACCCGCTGCGAGGGAGTGTGGCGCCGGGCACCCTGAGCACGCAGGCCCCCGCCCTCCAGCACGGCATGGTGGGCCCGCTGCACGGCGGCCTGTCTGCCACCGCCCTGTCCCAGATGATGAGCTACCAGGCCCTGCCCAACACGCGGCTGGCCGCCCAGCCTCACCTGGTGCAGCcgcagcagcaacagcagaacTTGCAGATGCAGCCACCGAACATGCAGCCGCAGGCACCGCAGCCGCACCTCGGCGTGGGCTCGGCCACCAGCGGCCACATGGGCCGGAGCTTCCTGGCGGGGGAGCTGAGCCAGGCGGACGTGCAGCCCCTGGGTCCCGGCAGCCTGGCGGCGCACACCGTCCTGCCGCAGGACAGCCAGGTCCTGCCCACGTCGCTGCCGGCCGCGCTGGCCCCGCCCATGACCACCGCCCAGTTCCTGACGCCCCCCTCCCAGCACAGCTACTCCTCCCCCGTGGACAACACCCCCAGCCACCAGCTGCAGGTGCCCGAGCACCCCTTCCTCACCCCGTCCCCGGAGTCCCCCGACCAGTGGTCCAGCTCATCGCCACACTCCAACATCTCCGACTGGTCCGAGGGCATCTCCAGCCCGCCCACCAGCATGCCGTCCCAGATCGCCCACGTTCCTGAGGCCTTTAAGTAA